Proteins encoded in a region of the Scyliorhinus torazame isolate Kashiwa2021f chromosome 1, sScyTor2.1, whole genome shotgun sequence genome:
- the LOC140416682 gene encoding UPF0500 protein C1orf216 homolog, producing the protein MCAVEQFKAHEMSSKPLFCNGILDPQVRNQAISVTEVKQDRNFNIMEDIYDKNENLGQLHSGGTTFRNSLNLKGEPDLQVENEVGKCFPAKGSSSLELGRRPLSVENVRVPPEGAEMGHTSKPGTVKDCEEFAVSPSDDNGYSSSCLSIESPDSVEGSIWEATETISSDNLDLWQQAAATEINHVPGSPPAADSLLPSILEAVQSLHEKQRFKEQEKEKHQTQVIMYRRLALLRWIRNLQQKVMDHQSRLQESYDTILNNRKELLKFIKQGII; encoded by the coding sequence ATGTGTGCAGTTGAGCAGTTCAAGGCCCATGAAATGTCTTCAAAACCTCTGTTTTGCAATGGAATACTTGACCCTCAAGTTAGAAATCAAGCTATCAGTGTGACAGAAGTCAAACAGGACAGGAACTTTAATATTATGGAAGATATATACGACAAGAATGAAAACCTTGGTCAGCTTCACTCGGGTGGGACCACGTTCAGGAATAGCCTCAACCTAAAAGGTGAACCAGATTTACAAGTGGAGAACGAAGTGGGCAAATGTTTTCCTGCAAAAGGATCCTCCAGTTTGGAATTGGGGAGGAGACCACTCTCTGTCGAGAATGTTCGCGTTCCACCAGAAGGAGCTGAGATGGGCCATACCAGCAAGCCTGGCACAGTTAAGGATTGTGAAGAGTTTGCTGTTTCTCCTTCAGATGACAATGGCTATTCCAGCAGCTGTCTGAGTATTGAAAGCCCAGACAGTGTCGAAGGAAGCATCTGGGAGGCAACCGAAACTATAAGCAGCGATAATCTTGACCTGTGGCAGCAAGCTGCAGCAACCGAGATCAACCATGTTCCAGGAAGTCCACCAGCGGCAGACTCCTTACTCCCTTCAATACTCGAGGCAGTCCAGAGTCTCCATGAGAAGCAAAGATTCAAAGAGCAAGAGAAGGAAAAGCATCAAACCCAGGTGATCATGTACCGGCGGTTGGCCTTGCTGCGTTGGATCCGCAATCTCCAGCAGAAGGTAATGGACCATCAAAGCCGGCTACAAGAGAGTTATGACACCATCTTGAACAACCGCAAAGAGCTGCTCAAATTCATAAAACAAGGCATCATCTAG